The following DNA comes from Deltaproteobacteria bacterium.
CCAGCCGCCCACCTACGCGTTCGATCTGAACGTGTCCGTCGCCGCGGGCATGCCGATCCGAGCGCTGGCGTCGCCGTCGCACGCGATCCGCACCGCGTGGGGGCCGGGCAGGCGCGAGGCCCGCGTCCAGCTCGACCCGAGCGAGGCGCTCGGCGGCAACCGCGACTTCGTGCTGCGCTATCGTCTCGCCGACGCCGACCTCGCGTCCGGCATGCTGCTGTACGACGGCGGCGACGAGCGGTTCTTTCTGATGACGGTGCAGCCGCCGCCGCGCCCACCGGCGGACATGGTGCCGCCGCGCGAGTACGTGTTCATCGTCGACGTGTCCGGGTCGATGTCCGGTTTCCCGCTCGACACAGCCAAGGCGTTGATGCGCGACCTCGTCGCCGGGCTGCGGCCGACCGACCAGTTCGACGTCGTGCTGTTCGCCGGCGCGTCGTCCGTCTACAGCGACGTGTCGGTGCCCGCAGCGCGCGACCGGATCGCCGACGCGCTGGCGTGGATCGATCGGCAAGGCGCGGGCGGCGGCACCGAGCTTCTGCCGGCGCTGCAGACCGCGTTCGACCTGCCGCAGCCGAGGGCCGGCGTCGCGCGCACGTTCGTCGTGATCACCGACGGCTACATCGCCGAAGAACCCGAGGTGTTCGACACGATCCGCCGCCGCGCGGGCGACGCCAACGTGTTCGCGTTCGGCATCGGCGACGGCGTCAACCGCCACCTGATCGAAGGGATCGCGCGCGCCGGCCGCGGCGAGCCGTTCGTCGTGGACTACCCCGGCAGCGCGACGGCCGCCGCCGCGCGGTTTCGCGACTACGTCGCCGCGCCCGTGCTCACCGACATCGAGATCGCGTTCGACGGCTTCGACGCGTACGACGTCGAGCCGATCGCGCCGCCGGACGTGTTCGCCCAACGGCCCTTGGTCGTGTTCGGCAAGTGGCGCGGGACGCCGCGCGGGACGATCCGCGTCACCGGCGTGTCCGGCCGCGGCCGCTTCGTCGACACGCTCGACGTCGGCCAGTTCACGCCCGACCCGCGCAACCGCGCGCTCGCCCTGCTGTGGGCGCGCGACCGCATCGCGCGCCTGTCCGACTACGCGACCGGCGACGCCCACCGCGACGAAGTGCTCGCCCTCGGCCTGCGCTACAACCTGCTCACCAAGTACACGTCGTTCGTCGCGGTCCATCACGTCGTGCGCGCGGCGCAGGCCGCCGTCCCGGTCGATCAACCGCTGCCGCTGCCCGCCGGCGTGAGCGACACCGCGATCGGGGTCGGCTCCGAGCCGCCGCTGGCGCCCCTTCTGGCCGCGCTCGCGCTCGCGGCGGCGTTCGTTGCGGCGCGCCGCCGCCGGGAGGCCCCGTGACCGCCGCGGCGCTCGCCCGCCGGCCGCGCGCGGACGCCGCGCTCGCGTGGCGCGCGGCCGCCGCCGTCGCCGCCGCCGCCGTCGTCTACGCCGGCAAGGCGCACTATCGCGATGCGACCGCCGCCGATCTCGCGTGGATCCTCGCGCCGACCGCGCGCGCGGTGTCGTGGGCCGTCGGCGGCGCGTTCGCGTTCGAGCCGGGCGCCGGCTGGGTGAGCGCCGACTACCGGTACATCAT
Coding sequences within:
- a CDS encoding VWA domain-containing protein, yielding QPPTYAFDLNVSVAAGMPIRALASPSHAIRTAWGPGRREARVQLDPSEALGGNRDFVLRYRLADADLASGMLLYDGGDERFFLMTVQPPPRPPADMVPPREYVFIVDVSGSMSGFPLDTAKALMRDLVAGLRPTDQFDVVLFAGASSVYSDVSVPAARDRIADALAWIDRQGAGGGTELLPALQTAFDLPQPRAGVARTFVVITDGYIAEEPEVFDTIRRRAGDANVFAFGIGDGVNRHLIEGIARAGRGEPFVVDYPGSATAAAARFRDYVAAPVLTDIEIAFDGFDAYDVEPIAPPDVFAQRPLVVFGKWRGTPRGTIRVTGVSGRGRFVDTLDVGQFTPDPRNRALALLWARDRIARLSDYATGDAHRDEVLALGLRYNLLTKYTSFVAVHHVVRAAQAAVPVDQPLPLPAGVSDTAIGVGSEPPLAPLLAALALAAAFVAARRRREAP
- the xrtK gene encoding exosortase K yields the protein MARDAARDDPRHRRVRPRPLRRHARRRPVHARPAQPRARPAVGARPHRAPVRLRDRRRPPRRSARPRPALQPAHQVHVVRRGPSRRARGAGRRPGRSTAAAARRRERHRDRGRLRAAAGAPSGRARARGGVRCGAPPPGGPVTAAALARRPRADAALAWRAAAAVAAAAVVYAGKAHYRDATAADLAWILAPTARAVSWAVGGAFAFEPGAGWVSADYRYIIAPSCAGVNFALAAFVAVVLVWLPGVRGPRSAAARVAGAAAVAYAAALAANAVRLSLAIALHLRWIDARGADPAALHRAVGIAVYLAGLAGVTAAARALDRSAARPPAARALAAAIGAYLAIALAVPALRGAAGRPGFARHAAWVLGGCAILAGVAAAAAAIRRLARRGPSESSRPAARSTEAAPAALSSSRGGST